From a region of the Aeoliella mucimassa genome:
- a CDS encoding RtcB family protein, translating to MNRKQLQKLGVPPRCVKIATQTLSRAAQQGTGFGLKGKQAKQLVAAVLDSPQAYLHDSVWGEFARELLTKDIEPQAEPITYRTWGDEIDHSAHAQMRQACRVPSAVGAALMPDAHVGYGLPIGGVLACENAVIPYAVGVDIACRMKLSVLDLPADSLAKRRNLLEEALLGGTRFGVGIEHKPRQQHEVLDRDWKVTYITHQKKDTAWKQLGTSGSGNHFVEFGLLSLAERDDELNLDPGEYLALLSHSGSRGAGAAVCNYYSQMAQRMMPPGCKELGHLGWLSLDTEAGQEYWAAMNLMGEYAAANHAVIHRLVAKLAGAQVIAGVENHHNFAWKEYHEVPGKGRREVVVHRKGATPAAAGVLGVIPGSMADPAFVVRGKGNIDSLASASHGAGRCMSRKQAKDTFRINAVKKDLEKKGITVLAAGSDEVPGVYKDIRRVMAAQQDLVEVVAQFDPKIVRMCGDGSKAED from the coding sequence ATGAATCGCAAGCAACTCCAGAAACTCGGCGTGCCGCCGCGTTGCGTGAAGATCGCCACGCAAACGCTTAGTCGGGCTGCGCAGCAGGGGACCGGGTTTGGACTCAAGGGCAAGCAGGCCAAGCAACTGGTGGCTGCCGTGCTCGATAGCCCGCAGGCTTATCTGCACGATTCGGTGTGGGGCGAGTTCGCGCGGGAGCTGCTGACGAAAGACATCGAGCCACAGGCCGAGCCGATCACCTATCGAACTTGGGGCGACGAAATCGACCACTCGGCCCACGCCCAGATGCGGCAGGCGTGTCGCGTGCCCAGTGCGGTCGGCGCGGCCCTGATGCCCGACGCCCACGTCGGTTACGGGCTGCCGATCGGTGGGGTGCTGGCGTGCGAGAACGCGGTGATTCCTTACGCGGTGGGAGTCGACATTGCTTGCCGCATGAAGCTCTCGGTGCTTGACTTGCCTGCCGACTCGCTAGCGAAGCGTCGCAATCTGTTGGAAGAAGCCTTGCTCGGCGGCACGCGTTTCGGCGTGGGCATCGAGCACAAGCCTCGCCAGCAGCACGAGGTGCTCGATCGCGACTGGAAAGTGACCTACATCACGCATCAGAAGAAAGATACCGCTTGGAAGCAGCTTGGCACCAGCGGTTCGGGCAATCACTTCGTGGAGTTTGGTTTGTTGTCGCTCGCCGAACGAGACGACGAGTTGAACCTCGACCCCGGCGAGTACCTGGCCTTACTGTCGCATAGCGGAAGTCGCGGGGCGGGCGCGGCGGTGTGCAACTACTACAGTCAGATGGCTCAACGGATGATGCCGCCTGGTTGCAAGGAGCTGGGGCATCTCGGGTGGTTGTCGCTCGACACCGAAGCAGGTCAGGAGTACTGGGCGGCCATGAACTTGATGGGCGAGTACGCGGCCGCCAACCACGCGGTGATTCATCGGCTGGTGGCAAAGCTGGCCGGCGCCCAGGTGATTGCGGGCGTCGAGAATCATCACAACTTCGCCTGGAAAGAGTACCACGAGGTCCCTGGCAAGGGACGCCGCGAAGTGGTCGTGCATCGCAAGGGTGCTACGCCTGCCGCGGCCGGCGTGCTGGGGGTGATCCCCGGTTCGATGGCCGACCCGGCGTTCGTCGTGCGCGGCAAGGGGAACATCGACAGCCTAGCAAGCGCCTCGCATGGTGCGGGACGCTGCATGAGTCGCAAGCAGGCGAAGGATACGTTTCGCATCAATGCGGTGAAGAAGGATCTGGAGAAGAAGGGGATTACCGTGCTCGCAGCCGGCAGCGACGAAGTGCCCGGCGTGTACAAGGACATCCGCCGGGTGATGGCCGCCCAGCAAGATTTGGTGGAGGTAGTTGCCCAGTTCGACCCCAAAATCGTTCGTATGTGCGGCGATGGTAGCAAAGCGGAGGATTAA
- a CDS encoding CPXCG motif-containing cysteine-rich protein: protein MWCWHPSTFTVCCLMYPDSQPLGPDPSYVCDNCGEEIVIPVDITQGASQEYVEDCPVCCCPNVIRVEFDEDGEARCWGERE from the coding sequence GTGTGGTGTTGGCATCCCTCCACATTCACGGTCTGTTGCCTGATGTATCCCGACTCACAACCTTTAGGTCCCGACCCGTCGTACGTCTGCGATAACTGCGGCGAGGAGATCGTGATTCCGGTCGACATTACGCAGGGAGCCAGCCAGGAATACGTCGAAGATTGCCCGGTGTGCTGCTGCCCGAACGTGATTCGGGTGGAGTTCGACGAAGATGGCGAAGCGCGGTGCTGGGGGGAGCGAGAATAG
- a CDS encoding rhamnogalacturonan lyase gives MRNLIALLVLVAGIVGADCRAQPTNEPLTRGVVAVRCAEGGVFVSWRVLPTEVEATKFNLFRRTSEQPWQQVNDQPLAGASCWVDESAPDAEGLEYQVRVEGASDNANDDPVAKVWSPGYLEIPIQPIDGYRPGDASLGDLDGDGEFEIVLHQVSRARDNGSAGVTGIPVLDAYKLDGTHLWRISLGKNIREGEHYTQFMVYDLDGDGCAEIACKTADGTIDGQGQVIGDADKDWRTLDEGSNRDGRILDGPEYFTIFAGPTGAELKTVDFVPGRDPINGWGGIGGNAGNDSYGNRCDRFLACVAYLDGTHPSVVMCRGVYGRIVMTAWDWRDDQLTQRWKFDTGSSYPPFRDASPYAGMGGHNLSVGDVDHDGKDEIVYQAMVVDDNGQGLYSSGLRHGDVMYLSDLDPTHPGQEVFTVQENEEQVERFMTPGAAFRDAATGEILWSHSPMIDVPSCMAADIDPRYVGFECWGGPGGLRTCQGVEIGRAPRNTSWTIWWDGDPLRELLTLGRAGRRGLRRTYGDFPTQISKWDWNSEQEQPLQQLEGVSMSRGPCLVGDLLGDWREELLLVVPDGKSLRLYSTTIPTELRLPTLLADRQYRLGLVWQNVVYNRGCYPSYYLGAGKDESLNSAPQEP, from the coding sequence ATGCGTAATCTCATCGCTCTGCTTGTGCTCGTGGCCGGTATCGTCGGTGCCGACTGTCGCGCCCAACCGACGAACGAACCGCTCACCCGCGGAGTTGTGGCGGTGCGCTGCGCGGAAGGGGGCGTGTTCGTGAGTTGGCGCGTACTGCCAACCGAGGTCGAAGCGACCAAGTTCAACCTGTTTCGTCGGACCTCGGAGCAGCCCTGGCAACAGGTCAACGACCAGCCGCTCGCGGGAGCGAGTTGCTGGGTGGATGAGTCCGCGCCGGATGCCGAGGGTCTCGAATACCAAGTCCGAGTAGAGGGAGCCAGCGACAACGCAAACGACGATCCGGTGGCCAAGGTATGGTCGCCGGGGTATCTGGAGATTCCAATCCAGCCGATCGATGGTTACCGCCCTGGCGATGCTTCGCTCGGCGACCTCGATGGTGATGGCGAGTTCGAAATCGTGTTGCATCAGGTCTCGCGGGCTCGTGACAACGGCTCGGCAGGCGTCACTGGCATTCCGGTGCTCGACGCCTACAAGCTCGACGGCACCCATCTGTGGCGCATTTCGCTCGGCAAGAACATTCGCGAAGGCGAGCACTACACGCAGTTCATGGTGTACGACCTCGATGGCGATGGTTGCGCCGAGATCGCCTGCAAAACGGCCGACGGAACCATCGACGGTCAGGGCCAGGTGATTGGCGATGCCGACAAAGACTGGCGAACACTCGACGAGGGTTCGAACCGCGACGGTCGGATTCTCGATGGACCAGAGTACTTCACGATTTTCGCTGGCCCAACGGGAGCTGAACTGAAAACCGTGGACTTTGTGCCTGGTCGCGATCCGATTAATGGTTGGGGCGGGATCGGTGGCAACGCGGGGAACGACAGCTACGGCAATCGCTGCGATCGGTTCTTGGCCTGTGTCGCCTATCTCGATGGCACGCATCCCAGCGTGGTGATGTGTCGCGGCGTGTATGGTCGCATCGTGATGACCGCTTGGGACTGGCGCGACGACCAACTCACCCAGCGGTGGAAGTTCGACACCGGCAGCAGCTACCCTCCGTTTCGCGATGCGTCGCCTTATGCCGGCATGGGCGGGCATAACCTCTCGGTCGGCGATGTCGATCACGATGGCAAAGACGAAATCGTGTACCAAGCCATGGTAGTCGACGACAATGGGCAAGGCCTGTACTCGTCGGGCCTCAGGCATGGCGATGTGATGTACCTGAGCGACCTCGACCCCACCCATCCTGGTCAAGAAGTCTTCACCGTGCAGGAGAACGAAGAGCAGGTCGAGCGATTCATGACGCCTGGTGCAGCGTTCCGCGACGCCGCGACTGGTGAGATCCTCTGGAGCCACAGCCCGATGATCGACGTGCCATCTTGCATGGCAGCCGACATCGATCCTCGGTACGTTGGTTTCGAATGTTGGGGTGGTCCCGGTGGGCTGCGAACTTGCCAAGGAGTTGAGATCGGTCGCGCCCCGCGAAACACGAGTTGGACCATTTGGTGGGATGGCGACCCGCTTCGCGAACTGCTCACGCTCGGTCGGGCCGGTCGGCGCGGGCTGCGCAGGACGTACGGGGACTTCCCCACGCAGATTTCTAAGTGGGATTGGAACAGCGAGCAAGAGCAACCGCTGCAGCAACTCGAAGGGGTATCGATGAGCCGTGGGCCTTGCCTGGTGGGCGACCTGCTCGGCGACTGGCGCGAAGAGCTGCTACTCGTGGTGCCCGATGGCAAGTCGCTACGGCTTTACTCGACGACGATTCCGACGGAGCTTCGCTTGCCAACCCTGCTGGCCGACCGTCAGTATCGGCTAGGCCTGGTTTGGCAAAACGTGGTTTACAACCGCGGGTGCTATCCGAGTTACTACCTGGGAGCGGGCAAGGACGAATCGCTCAACTCCGCTCCGCAGGAACCATAG
- a CDS encoding isocitrate/isopropylmalate dehydrogenase family protein produces MYNIVYIPGDGIGPEVVNAAMRVVDAAGVACNWQEAHAGLGTFEATGDPLPEATLDAIRGAHATLKGPTATASGVGFRSVNVAMRQKLQLYANFRPARSIPGIKSRYDDVDLIVIRENTEGLYSGIEHTVVPGVVESLRIISSKASERIAKFAFDTARRQGRKRVTCVHKANILKLSDGLFLESCKKIAADYSDIEFDDCIVDAAAMKLVIDPHQFDMLVMENLFGDILSDLTSGLVGGLGVTPSANVGDDAAVFEAVHGTAPDIAGKGLANPTALVQSAVLMLRFLGEKEAADRVENAIRQVIAEGTSLTGDLGGSAGTEDYTKAIIAAMG; encoded by the coding sequence ATGTACAACATCGTTTATATCCCCGGCGACGGAATTGGCCCTGAAGTTGTGAATGCTGCCATGCGGGTGGTCGATGCCGCGGGTGTCGCATGCAACTGGCAGGAGGCCCACGCGGGGCTCGGCACGTTCGAAGCCACTGGCGACCCGCTGCCCGAGGCGACGCTCGACGCCATTCGCGGCGCGCACGCCACGCTCAAGGGTCCTACGGCCACGGCCAGTGGCGTCGGTTTCCGTAGCGTGAACGTCGCCATGCGTCAGAAACTGCAACTCTACGCCAACTTCCGCCCTGCCCGCTCGATTCCTGGCATCAAGTCGCGGTACGACGACGTCGACCTGATTGTGATTCGCGAAAACACCGAAGGCCTCTACAGCGGCATCGAGCACACCGTGGTGCCAGGCGTGGTGGAGAGCCTGCGAATCATCTCGTCGAAGGCCTCGGAGCGGATTGCCAAGTTCGCGTTTGATACCGCCCGTCGTCAAGGCCGCAAGCGGGTGACTTGCGTTCACAAGGCGAACATTTTGAAGCTGTCCGATGGGTTGTTCCTGGAGTCATGCAAGAAAATCGCCGCTGACTATAGCGACATTGAATTCGACGACTGCATTGTCGACGCGGCCGCGATGAAGTTGGTCATCGACCCGCATCAGTTCGACATGCTGGTCATGGAGAACCTGTTCGGCGACATCCTCAGCGACCTGACCAGCGGCCTGGTCGGTGGTCTTGGTGTAACGCCCAGCGCAAACGTAGGCGACGACGCGGCCGTGTTCGAAGCCGTGCATGGCACCGCGCCCGACATCGCCGGCAAGGGCCTCGCGAACCCCACTGCCCTGGTTCAAAGCGCGGTGCTGATGCTGCGTTTCCTCGGCGAGAAAGAAGCCGCCGACCGCGTGGAAAACGCGATCCGTCAGGTCATCGCCGAAGGCACTTCGCTTACCGGCGACCTCGGTGGCTCGGCCGGCACCGAAGACTACACCAAGGCGATCATCGCCGCGATGGGTTAA
- a CDS encoding IS5 family transposase produces the protein MATKEKRTYKVTNWKEYNKSLIERGNITIWFSDEALENWEHPNDQTKVGRPFVFSDTAIECLLTIRELLKLPYRQTEGFGRSLVAMLGVEAAIPNYSSLAKRASKLNVSLDIANKRGDIDIVVDSTGMKVFGEGEWKMRTHGKSKRRTWRKLHLSVNPDTREIVAEILTENSCHDADAVPEMLEQVEQPVKKFHGDGSYDKWKVYEGLESEGIEPVIPPQHNAKIKQHGNSAEEPLPRDEAIRQIRRKGRRSWKEEVGYHRRSLAETTMYRVKQSFGSHLKNRVFENQQTEARLRCKIINQFTQLGLPQFEWS, from the coding sequence ATGGCTACGAAAGAAAAACGAACCTACAAAGTCACGAACTGGAAGGAGTATAACAAGTCGCTCATCGAGCGTGGAAACATCACTATTTGGTTTAGCGACGAGGCGTTGGAGAACTGGGAACATCCTAACGACCAGACAAAAGTCGGTCGCCCTTTTGTCTTCAGCGATACGGCGATCGAGTGCTTGCTGACGATTCGCGAACTGCTGAAACTTCCCTATCGGCAGACTGAGGGATTCGGCCGCTCGCTGGTGGCGATGTTGGGCGTCGAGGCAGCGATTCCCAATTATTCTTCGCTCGCCAAGCGAGCCAGCAAGCTGAATGTTTCGCTCGATATCGCTAACAAGAGGGGCGACATCGATATCGTGGTGGATAGCACCGGCATGAAAGTGTTTGGCGAGGGCGAATGGAAGATGCGGACGCATGGCAAGTCGAAGCGGCGGACATGGCGGAAGCTGCATTTGTCGGTGAATCCTGACACCCGCGAGATTGTGGCGGAGATTTTGACCGAGAACAGTTGCCACGATGCCGATGCGGTTCCCGAAATGCTGGAGCAGGTGGAGCAGCCCGTAAAAAAGTTTCACGGCGACGGTAGTTACGACAAGTGGAAGGTTTATGAAGGGCTGGAATCCGAAGGCATTGAGCCGGTGATTCCGCCGCAGCACAACGCCAAGATCAAACAACATGGCAACTCTGCGGAGGAGCCTTTGCCCCGGGACGAGGCAATTCGTCAGATTCGACGCAAGGGGCGTAGGAGTTGGAAAGAGGAAGTGGGCTATCATCGTAGAAGCTTGGCGGAAACGACCATGTACCGAGTGAAACAAAGCTTTGGGAGCCATCTCAAAAACCGAGTATTCGAAAACCAACAAACGGAAGCCCGCTTGCGCTGTAAAATCATCAATCAATTCACCCAACTCGGGCTTCCACAGTTCGAGTGGAGTTAG
- a CDS encoding PEP-CTERM sorting domain-containing protein, which translates to MTYKFTNYIRVAAISSVTTLLMGVSGQVSSAMNDTYFYGTFIEKETATGFEYSYELYNKTLTTTYYGLSISPPASNDFSDMHVLHSFETEVVRWDFDSLEEAVAFAVGNWQFQVRPFDSTTLEYATTPIELSIAIDALPTMTLDRFAPAVVSPADGKSIRSGDWLNIDWAYPDHRDSRAAYIQSTFIVDEKLYTPTLPVGISGHSAVGGGNSHTDTEGKTSSVYHRTEYNYDQGHPNFRQRITIKGYDLPVEVEVSIQTTNSLGYQSRYSEQYDRTVYFSHNYRFVPQSNLHYYVVPEPSTAVLGLLALAATGGVWWHRRK; encoded by the coding sequence ATGACTTACAAATTTACCAATTACATTCGTGTCGCCGCGATCTCTTCAGTTACAACCTTACTGATGGGTGTTTCCGGACAAGTTTCCTCCGCGATGAACGACACCTACTTTTATGGCACTTTCATCGAGAAAGAAACCGCCACGGGGTTTGAATATAGCTACGAACTCTATAACAAAACACTCACGACAACTTATTACGGACTTAGCATCTCTCCGCCCGCATCTAACGACTTCTCAGATATGCACGTATTGCATTCCTTCGAGACCGAAGTCGTTAGATGGGACTTCGATTCCCTAGAAGAGGCTGTAGCATTTGCCGTAGGAAACTGGCAATTCCAAGTCCGCCCCTTCGACAGCACAACGCTTGAATATGCAACTACGCCGATTGAGCTCTCCATTGCCATCGATGCTCTCCCAACAATGACTCTTGATAGGTTTGCCCCCGCAGTTGTCTCGCCAGCAGACGGCAAGTCCATTAGGTCGGGGGATTGGCTAAATATCGATTGGGCATATCCAGATCACCGTGACTCGCGAGCAGCCTATATTCAATCAACATTTATAGTTGATGAAAAGTTATACACCCCTACTCTTCCTGTTGGCATCAGCGGCCATAGTGCTGTGGGCGGAGGCAATTCCCATACGGATACCGAAGGGAAAACCTCCTCCGTCTACCATCGAACGGAATACAACTACGACCAGGGCCACCCGAACTTCAGACAACGGATCACAATCAAAGGCTACGATTTACCGGTAGAAGTTGAAGTAAGCATACAAACTACAAATAGTCTTGGGTACCAATCTAGGTATAGCGAGCAGTACGACCGCACAGTTTATTTCAGCCATAACTATCGATTTGTTCCCCAGTCAAACCTGCACTACTACGTAGTCCCCGAACCCTCCACCGCAGTGCTCGGCCTACTCGCCCTGGCGGCTACCGGGGGAGTTTGGTGGCACCGCCGCAAGTGA
- a CDS encoding glycosyl hydrolase, with the protein MLEISRWFTRFVLLIAATTGWLASTPNVALSQTPTATSSVAWPAATTTSRPWTRWWWHGSAVDDANLTRLLDTYHEAGLGGVEITCIYGVQNNDSRNLVYRSDAWVDAVQHVLREANRLGMGVDLPAGSGWRMGGPNITMDLANSRVIVESDQAVGGKTFVKRFAKSTPQSALALNAAGEQVDLTEKIADGKLTWQVPEGDWTVYSLAYRWSGDRVKRPDPGGEGININPYWKHSVNAFLTDFDSTLNRLPGVRAQFHDSFEYQGDWQPEFLDAFAKRRGFRLEAHLPALAGEGDRELIARVKSDYRETISDLLLEDFIGTWVAWSHQHDQLARNQSHGSPANWLDLYAACDIPETESFGRVDGGDAEKLVFKFASSAANVTGKSLASSETATWLGEHFTVGLSDIQQVVDKQMLGGINHILYHGTAYSPDDASWPGWLFYASTQLNPQNPIWHDFPALNQYVTRCQSMLQASQPDNEVLLYWPIYDLWHDADGMRRDITVHNSEHWLRGQPIGHAARWLDDQGVMFDYVSDRQLAKCSATDHKTITTAGGEYKLIVIPEAKHLPLATLEHLIDLAEAGATVAFRKHLPESDSGLAGLTPSQPWKQAIAQVNQLVKEQRMIVCDDLQIAAEQAGLTEESGLKTSGIDFLRKKYQGSKCYFLKNTTSQAIDQWTTLGSSGNSVAILDPMTGNIGLAESKSLDSGSLSVRLQMAAGGSLFLLVSDEPLNAEPWLYHQVTDQPVAISGTWQIEFVEGGPSLPESFSSPQPVPWTNAPDQSAQSFAGTVRYSTSFSTLSKKQSHYLLDLGKVDGSARVMLNGEQVATLIGSPYQVMIDTKTDQVNELQIEVTGVAANRIRDLDRRGVEWRIFEDINVVNMNYKPFDASDWPVRPLGLSGPVTLQPVK; encoded by the coding sequence ATGCTCGAAATCTCCAGGTGGTTCACTCGCTTTGTCTTGCTAATTGCTGCTACCACGGGCTGGCTAGCGTCAACTCCCAACGTAGCCTTAAGTCAGACGCCAACTGCGACGTCATCAGTTGCGTGGCCCGCGGCTACCACGACCTCGCGTCCTTGGACCCGCTGGTGGTGGCATGGCTCGGCCGTGGACGATGCCAACCTCACGCGACTGCTCGATACCTACCACGAGGCGGGGCTCGGAGGGGTCGAAATCACTTGCATCTACGGAGTGCAGAACAACGACTCGCGGAATCTGGTCTATCGCTCCGACGCCTGGGTCGATGCAGTGCAACACGTGCTTCGCGAGGCAAATCGCTTAGGCATGGGGGTCGATCTCCCCGCCGGCTCTGGCTGGCGGATGGGAGGACCGAACATCACGATGGACCTGGCAAACAGCCGTGTGATCGTCGAGAGCGACCAAGCGGTCGGCGGCAAGACCTTCGTCAAGCGTTTCGCGAAGTCGACTCCCCAGTCGGCCCTCGCCCTTAATGCTGCCGGCGAACAGGTCGACCTTACCGAAAAGATTGCCGATGGCAAGCTTACCTGGCAGGTGCCCGAAGGTGACTGGACCGTCTACAGCCTGGCCTATCGATGGTCGGGCGATCGGGTAAAGCGTCCTGATCCAGGCGGGGAGGGTATCAACATCAATCCATACTGGAAGCATTCCGTCAACGCGTTCCTTACCGACTTTGATAGCACGCTCAATCGCCTGCCAGGTGTGCGGGCGCAGTTTCATGATTCGTTCGAGTACCAGGGCGACTGGCAACCGGAGTTCCTCGATGCGTTTGCCAAGCGACGCGGCTTTCGCCTGGAAGCGCATTTGCCCGCGCTGGCCGGTGAGGGTGACCGCGAGCTGATCGCTCGTGTGAAAAGTGATTACCGTGAGACGATCTCCGACCTGCTGCTCGAAGACTTCATCGGCACCTGGGTCGCCTGGTCGCACCAACACGATCAGCTCGCCCGCAATCAGTCGCATGGTTCCCCAGCGAACTGGCTCGACCTGTACGCCGCTTGCGACATTCCCGAAACCGAGAGCTTCGGACGGGTCGATGGCGGCGATGCCGAGAAGCTGGTGTTCAAGTTCGCTTCGTCGGCGGCCAATGTCACCGGCAAATCGCTCGCTTCGTCGGAAACGGCCACTTGGCTCGGCGAGCACTTCACAGTTGGCCTTAGCGACATCCAGCAAGTCGTCGACAAGCAAATGCTCGGCGGCATCAACCACATCCTCTACCACGGCACCGCCTATTCGCCCGACGACGCGTCCTGGCCTGGCTGGCTGTTCTACGCCTCGACTCAGCTGAACCCGCAGAATCCGATCTGGCACGACTTTCCAGCACTCAACCAGTATGTCACGCGTTGCCAGTCGATGCTCCAGGCGTCGCAGCCCGATAACGAGGTGCTGCTGTACTGGCCGATCTACGACCTCTGGCACGACGCGGATGGCATGCGTCGCGACATCACTGTGCACAACTCGGAGCACTGGCTGCGCGGGCAGCCGATTGGTCATGCGGCTCGCTGGCTGGATGACCAAGGCGTGATGTTCGACTACGTCTCCGACCGACAGCTGGCCAAGTGCTCGGCGACCGATCACAAGACCATCACCACCGCAGGGGGCGAGTACAAGTTGATCGTCATCCCCGAGGCCAAGCACCTGCCGCTGGCGACCCTCGAGCACCTGATCGACCTGGCCGAAGCCGGCGCGACCGTGGCCTTCCGGAAGCACCTGCCCGAGAGCGATTCTGGACTCGCGGGACTCACCCCCAGCCAGCCATGGAAGCAAGCCATCGCGCAAGTCAACCAGCTTGTCAAAGAACAACGCATGATCGTCTGCGACGACCTTCAAATCGCAGCCGAACAGGCGGGGCTGACTGAGGAGTCTGGCTTAAAAACATCTGGCATCGACTTTCTCCGCAAGAAGTATCAAGGAAGCAAATGCTACTTCCTCAAAAACACCACTTCGCAGGCGATCGACCAGTGGACGACGCTTGGCTCCTCGGGCAATTCGGTCGCGATCCTTGATCCGATGACAGGCAACATTGGGCTGGCGGAGAGCAAGTCGCTCGACTCCGGCTCACTCTCGGTACGGCTGCAAATGGCCGCGGGGGGGAGCTTGTTCCTGCTGGTCTCCGACGAACCGCTCAACGCCGAACCATGGCTTTACCATCAGGTGACGGATCAGCCAGTTGCGATAAGCGGCACCTGGCAAATTGAGTTCGTCGAAGGAGGACCTTCGCTGCCAGAGTCGTTTAGTTCCCCTCAACCTGTTCCATGGACGAACGCCCCCGACCAGTCGGCCCAATCGTTTGCCGGTACCGTGCGGTACTCTACGAGTTTCAGCACTCTCAGTAAGAAGCAGTCTCACTACTTGCTCGACCTCGGTAAGGTCGATGGTAGCGCCCGCGTGATGCTCAACGGAGAGCAAGTTGCGACGTTGATTGGTTCTCCTTATCAAGTGATGATCGACACCAAGACCGACCAGGTGAATGAACTACAAATCGAAGTGACCGGCGTAGCCGCGAATCGCATTCGCGACCTCGATCGCCGAGGCGTCGAGTGGCGCATCTTCGAAGACATCAACGTTGTGAATATGAACTACAAACCATTCGATGCGTCCGACTGGCCGGTGCGGCCGCTGGGCCTCAGTGGGCCGGTGACGTTGCAGCCGGTCAAATAG
- a CDS encoding arabinan endo-1,5-alpha-L-arabinosidase, protein MNRIVPKVVLLLLASVLSCTASAQRFAREGILAGAADPTIVAVENKQGQTEYYVVATGRGVRLYKSTDLKKWKYLGRVFENNVPEWARRAVPGSNGIWAPDLSYHNGLYYMYYSVSTFGSQRSVIGLAVNKAIDPESPDYKWEDRGLVIESSPETTNFNAIDPALLVDEQGRWLLYWGSFWTGLKVVEVDPATGKPKPDAEIQPIAARPNHPAHAIEAAYVIFHDGYYYLFVSWDSCCDGADSTYRVLVGRSREATGPFVDADGKPMLEGGGTLVIESSERWRGPGHNCVLTTDEGQWMVHHTYDMQNLRAQRILQIRPMTWTEQGWPKVGEPVATP, encoded by the coding sequence ATGAATCGTATCGTTCCCAAGGTCGTTCTTCTATTACTTGCTAGTGTGCTGTCGTGTACCGCGAGCGCTCAGCGTTTTGCTCGCGAAGGCATCCTGGCCGGCGCGGCCGATCCCACCATCGTGGCGGTCGAGAACAAGCAAGGTCAAACCGAATACTACGTGGTCGCTACCGGCCGCGGGGTGCGGCTCTACAAGAGCACCGACCTGAAGAAGTGGAAGTACCTTGGACGCGTGTTCGAGAACAACGTGCCGGAGTGGGCGCGTCGCGCGGTGCCCGGCAGCAACGGCATCTGGGCCCCCGATCTCAGTTATCACAACGGCTTGTACTACATGTACTACAGTGTTTCGACGTTCGGCAGCCAGCGTTCGGTCATCGGCCTGGCGGTGAACAAGGCGATTGATCCCGAAAGCCCCGACTATAAATGGGAAGATCGCGGGTTGGTGATTGAGTCGTCGCCGGAGACCACGAACTTCAACGCGATTGATCCCGCCTTGTTGGTCGACGAGCAAGGGCGTTGGCTGTTGTATTGGGGATCGTTCTGGACCGGGCTGAAGGTCGTGGAAGTCGATCCCGCAACCGGCAAGCCAAAGCCCGATGCCGAGATTCAACCGATCGCCGCCCGACCCAACCACCCGGCCCACGCCATTGAAGCGGCCTACGTGATCTTCCACGATGGCTACTACTACCTGTTTGTGTCGTGGGATAGTTGCTGCGATGGAGCCGACAGCACGTATCGCGTGTTGGTAGGCCGCAGTCGCGAGGCAACCGGGCCGTTTGTGGATGCCGATGGCAAGCCGATGCTCGAAGGTGGCGGCACGCTGGTCATCGAAAGCAGCGAGCGCTGGCGTGGGCCGGGGCATAACTGTGTGCTCACTACCGACGAAGGTCAATGGATGGTGCACCACACGTACGACATGCAAAACCTACGTGCACAACGCATTCTGCAGATTCGTCCAATGACTTGGACCGAGCAAGGTTGGCCGAAGGTCGGCGAGCCAGTGGCCACTCCCTAA